One genomic window of Bos taurus isolate L1 Dominette 01449 registration number 42190680 breed Hereford chromosome Y, ARS-UCD2.0, whole genome shotgun sequence includes the following:
- the LOC132344483 gene encoding testis-specific Y-encoded protein 3-like isoform X2 — protein sequence MESETGPEEGGSTPGSWILVVSPGLHEGGALGPTSSVWAAEAMQAAGGAPGEEAALFWVEAVEEGAAVEEGEVAGPGQEFQLLVLDVMEEVEVVAYEEQEQVSSEEHVHDHPRPGALSDRPALEALAALQLELEPVNQKAQRAHARLKHKTSQRRKVHLEHRSAIIQGIRGFWVEVVSLGVVLVEEFRHPTRHCKITLSFRRNRYFQNEVIVKEYLMKVTGYHASRSTPVQWHQGFEWKAYRRRHHDSSVNFFNWFFDHNFTGSDWIAEIIIRDLWPNPLQYYVRRKAAPKKVPGGREVRRPGAEHWHKCCQKLGSFIPLVKTVRLRGVQSDTRA from the exons ATGGAGAGTGAGACGGGGCCAGAGGAAGGCGGCAGCACTCCGGGatcctggatcttagttgtgagcccgggtcttcatgagggaggggccctggggcctACCAGCTCCGTGTGGGCGGCAGAGGCGATGCAGGCCGCAGGTGGTGCGCCAGGCGAGGAGGCCGCCCTCTTCTgggtggaggcagtggaggaaggtgcggctgtggaggagggagaggtggcgGGACCCGGGCAGGAGTTCCAGCTGCTGGTGTTGGacgtcatggaggaggtggaggtggtggcataCGAGGAGCAGGAGCAGGTGTCCTCGGAGGAGCATGTCCACGACCATCCAAGGCCCGGAGCCCTGAGTGACCGGCCTGCACTGGAGGCGCTGGCGGCcctgcagctggagctggagcccgTGAATCAGAAAGCCCAAAGGGCGCATGCTCGCCTGAAACATAAGACCAGTCAGCGGCGGAAGGTGCATCTAGAACACagaagcgccatcatccagggcatccgtgGCTTCTGGGTCGAAGTTGTATCCCttggtgtggtgctt GTGGAGGAATTCAGGCATCCCACTCGTCACTGCAAGATCACATTGTCCTTTCGGAGGAATAGGTATTTCCAGAATGAAGTGATTGTCAAGGAGTACCTGATGAAGGTCACTG GATACCACGCATCTCGTTCCACTCCAGTTCAGTGGCACCAGGGCTTTGAATGGAAGGCATACAGGCGCAGGCACCACGACAGCAGCGTTAACTTCTTCAACTGGTTCTTTGACCACAATTTCACAGGATCTGactggattgctgag ATCATCATAAGGGATCTGTGGCCCAATCCTTTGCAGTACTATGTGAGGAGGAAGGCTGCACCAAAAAAGGTACCAGGAGGACGAGAGGTGAGGCGCCCAGGGGCCGAGCACTGGCATAAGTGTTGTCAAAAACTTGGGTCATTTATTCCACTTGTGAAGACAGTGAGACTCCGTGGAGTACAGAGTGACACCAGGGCATGA
- the LOC132344437 gene encoding testis-specific Y-encoded protein 3-like, which produces MESETGPEEGGSTPGSWILVVSPGLHEGGALGPTSSVWAAEAMQAAGGAPGEEAALFWVEAVEEGAAVEEGEVAGPGQEFQLLVLDVMEEVEVVAYEEQEQVSSEEHVHDHPRPGALSDRPALEALAALQLELEPVNQKAQRAHARLKHKTSQRRKVHLEHRSAIIQGIRGFWVEVVSLGVVLVEEFRHPTRHCKITLSFRRNRYFQNEVIVKEYLMKVTGYHASRSTPVQWHQGFEWKAYRRRHHDSSVNFFNWFFDHNFTGSDWIAEIIIRDLWPNPLQYYVRRKAAPQKVPGGREVRRPGAEHWHKFCQKLGSFIPLVKTGM; this is translated from the exons ATGGAGAGTGAGACGGGGCCAGAGGAAGGCGGCAGCACTCCGGGatcctggatcttagttgtgagcccgggtcttcatgagggaggggccctggggcctACCAGCTCCGTGTGGGCGGCAGAGGCGATGCAGGCCGCAGGTGGTGCGCCAGGCGAGGAGGCCGCCCTCTTCTgggtggaggcagtggaggaaggtgcggctgtggaggagggagaggtggcgGGACCCGGGCAGGAGTTCCAGCTGCTGGTGTTGGacgtcatggaggaggtggaggtggtggcataCGAGGAGCAGGAGCAGGTGTCCTCGGAGGAGCATGTCCACGACCATCCAAGGCCCGGAGCCCTGAGTGACCGGCCTGCACTGGAGGCGCTGGCGGCcctgcagctggagctggagcccgTGAATCAGAAAGCCCAAAGGGCGCATGCTCGCCTGAAACATAAGACCAGTCAGCGGCGGAAGGTGCATCTAGAACACagaagcgccatcatccagggcatccgtgGCTTCTGGGTCGAAGTTGTATCCCttggtgtggtgctt GTGGAGGAATTCAGGCATCCCACTCGTCACTGCAAGATCACATTGTCCTTTCGGAGGAATAGGTATTTCCAGAATGAAGTGATTGTCAAGGAGTACCTGATGAAGGTCACTG GATACCACGCATCTCGTTCCACTCCAGTTCAGTGGCACCAGGGCTTTGAATGGAAGGCATACAGGCGCAGGCACCACGACAGCAGCGTTAACTTCTTCAACTGGTTCTTTGACCACAATTTCACAGGATCTGactggattgctgag ATCATCATAAGGGATCTGTGGCCCAATCCTTTGCAGTACTATGTGAGGAGGAAGGCTGCACCACAAAAGGTACCAGGAGGACGAGAGGTGAGGCGCCCAGGGGCCGAGCACTGGCATAAGTTTTGTCAAAAACTTGGGTCATTTATTCCACTTGTGAAGACA GGCATGTAA
- the LOC132344483 gene encoding testis-specific Y-encoded protein 3-like isoform X1, translated as MESETGPEEGGSTPGSWILVVSPGLHEGGALGPTSSVWAAEAMQAAGGAPGEEAALFWVEAVEEGAAVEEGEVAGPGQEFQLLVLDVMEEVEVVAYEEQEQVSSEEHVHDHPRPGALSDRPALEALAALQLELEPVNQKAQRAHARLKHKTSQRRKVHLEHRSAIIQGIRGFWVEVFMNHPQMSVLMSKQDADMLHFMTNLEVEEFRHPTRHCKITLSFRRNRYFQNEVIVKEYLMKVTGYHASRSTPVQWHQGFEWKAYRRRHHDSSVNFFNWFFDHNFTGSDWIAEIIIRDLWPNPLQYYVRRKAAPKKVPGGREVRRPGAEHWHKCCQKLGSFIPLVKTVRLRGVQSDTRA; from the exons ATGGAGAGTGAGACGGGGCCAGAGGAAGGCGGCAGCACTCCGGGatcctggatcttagttgtgagcccgggtcttcatgagggaggggccctggggcctACCAGCTCCGTGTGGGCGGCAGAGGCGATGCAGGCCGCAGGTGGTGCGCCAGGCGAGGAGGCCGCCCTCTTCTgggtggaggcagtggaggaaggtgcggctgtggaggagggagaggtggcgGGACCCGGGCAGGAGTTCCAGCTGCTGGTGTTGGacgtcatggaggaggtggaggtggtggcataCGAGGAGCAGGAGCAGGTGTCCTCGGAGGAGCATGTCCACGACCATCCAAGGCCCGGAGCCCTGAGTGACCGGCCTGCACTGGAGGCGCTGGCGGCcctgcagctggagctggagcccgTGAATCAGAAAGCCCAAAGGGCGCATGCTCGCCTGAAACATAAGACCAGTCAGCGGCGGAAGGTGCATCTAGAACACagaagcgccatcatccagggcatccgtgGCTTCTGGGTCGAAGTT tttATGAACCACCCCCAAATGTCAGTTTTGATGAGCAAGCAAGATGCAGACATGCTTCACTTCATGACCAACTTGGAG GTGGAGGAATTCAGGCATCCCACTCGTCACTGCAAGATCACATTGTCCTTTCGGAGGAATAGGTATTTCCAGAATGAAGTGATTGTCAAGGAGTACCTGATGAAGGTCACTG GATACCACGCATCTCGTTCCACTCCAGTTCAGTGGCACCAGGGCTTTGAATGGAAGGCATACAGGCGCAGGCACCACGACAGCAGCGTTAACTTCTTCAACTGGTTCTTTGACCACAATTTCACAGGATCTGactggattgctgag ATCATCATAAGGGATCTGTGGCCCAATCCTTTGCAGTACTATGTGAGGAGGAAGGCTGCACCAAAAAAGGTACCAGGAGGACGAGAGGTGAGGCGCCCAGGGGCCGAGCACTGGCATAAGTGTTGTCAAAAACTTGGGTCATTTATTCCACTTGTGAAGACAGTGAGACTCCGTGGAGTACAGAGTGACACCAGGGCATGA